Below is a genomic region from Syntrophorhabdus sp..
CTCCAGAAGGCGGCGGAGGACCTCAAGGCCCTGTGGCTTAAGGAGAAGGAGGCCGCCGCAAAGGTGGTCGAAGCACGTCAGAAGCTCAGCGCAGCCGCCCAGGGGAACGGCGGCGCCGAACGCGACGAGCTCGAGAAGGAACTCGATGGGGCCACGCAGGCGCTCAAGGAGATACAGGGCTCCACGCCGATGATCCAGGTCGAGGTGGACCCCGATGTGGTGGCGCAGGTCGTCTCCGACTGGACGGGCATACCTCTCGGCAAGGTGCTCAAGGACGAGGCAAAGAACATCATCGACCTCGAAGACCGCCTGAAGGAGAGGATAAAGGGCCAGAACGCGGCCATATCCACCCTGGCGGAATCCATACGCGCCTCGAAGGCGGGCATCAAGAACCCCAATCAACCCATGGGCGTCTTCCTCTTCGTCGGTCCCAGCGGCACGGGCAAGACGGAGACCGGTCTCGTCCTTGCCGACCTCCTCTTCGGCAGCGAGCGCAACGTGGTCACCATCAACATGAGCGAATTCCAGGAGAGCCATACCGTGAGCCGCCTCATCGGCTCCCCTCCCGGCTACGTCGGCTATGGCGAAGGCGGGATGCTCACCGAGGCGGTGCGTCAGAAACCATACAGCGTCGTTCTCCTCGACGAGGTGGAGAAGGCCCACACGGACGTCATGAACCTTTTCTACCAGGTCTTCGACAAAGGCATGCTCACCGATGGCGAGGGCAAGGAGATCAGCTTCCGCAATACCATTATTATATTGACAAGCAATCTCGCCTCCGACGTGATCCATGAGATGAGCTCCGGGGAGGAGACCCTCTCCGCCGAGGTGCTTACCGGGGCCATCCGGCCCATCCTTTCGGCCCATTTCAAGCCGGCGCTCCTCGCCAGGATGACCATAGTCCCCTACTTCGACCTCGGCAGCGAGGCGATGCGGATGATCGTCGAGCTCAAGCTCCGCAAGGTTGCCGACATGCTGATGATGAACAACAAGATGCGCCTCACCTACACCCCCGCCGTGGCGGACCAGATCACCGCGCGGTGCACCGAGGTGGAAACGGGGGCGCGCAACATCGAGTACATCATCGGCGGCAACATCCTGCCAAGGCTCTCCCAGACGATACTCACCCATATGACCGAAGGGGGCATGCCGGCGGCGGTAAACCTCGATGTGCAGGATGACGGCACCTTCACGTTCACGTTCGAGGAATAGCTCCGGGAAAAGGGAGGCCCGATGGACATACCTTTCAAACCTTTCACCATACTCGCTATAGGAGCCTTTTCCCCCGTTCCGCGGGACGGATACCACGCAAAAATGGTCTCCGTCGACACACCCAATGACGCCCTTTCCCTTCTTCATCCCGCGCTGTGGGTGTCCCTTCCGAAGGAGATATGTCCCGAGGGCGGTGTGACGATAAGTCCCGAGAGGTTAAAGGACCTTACGCCCGACGGGATGTTGACGACGGTGCCCTACGTCAGGGACTTGAGCGACGCCCGCGCCTTTGTCAGGAAGAATGCCTCCGGGGGGATGTCCCCCTTTCAGCTTGCCGACGAGGTGCGCTCGCGGTGGCCCGGCATCCTCGTCAAGCTTTCCGTCCCGGCGGACGCGCCGAAGGCGCACGAGCGAAACCGCGTCGACGACATTCTCTCCATGGTAGCGACGGGCGCAGGCGCCGCTGCCTCGGAACCGGCGCGGCAGGAGGGCCCGATGGCCTGGGCTGCTGCGATCGACGGCATCCTCG
It encodes:
- a CDS encoding type VI secretion system contractile sheath large subunit translates to MDIPFKPFTILAIGAFSPVPRDGYHAKMVSVDTPNDALSLLHPALWVSLPKEICPEGGVTISPERLKDLTPDGMLTTVPYVRDLSDARAFVRKNASGGMSPFQLADEVRSRWPGILVKLSVPADAPKAHERNRVDDILSMVATGAGAAASEPARQEGPMAWAAAIDGILAAIMRAVFSDADFRTFEAAWRGIEFLAKEGPAGAAKDTRLSLVSTSRETLAEALDALAAELATDPPELVLIDMAFDSSPASIELLEAVSAFADTVLAPTVVSMSPGFLDLGEWNEIDRLAYLAHHIEDNPVYAKWNRLRSLPEANWLVAACNG